The following coding sequences are from one Gossypium hirsutum isolate 1008001.06 chromosome A12, Gossypium_hirsutum_v2.1, whole genome shotgun sequence window:
- the LOC107949243 gene encoding cytochrome P450 703A2 produces the protein MELFTFALALLVGALVVNALWRWRFDRKSLFKTRKLPPGPPRWPIVGNLLQLSSLPHRDLASLCDKYGPLVYLRLGKVDAITTNDPDIIREILLRQDEVFASRPRTLAAVHLAYGCGDVALAPLGPHWKRMRRICMEHLLTTKRLESFAKHRADEAQHLVRDVTARAQNGQLVNLREVLGAFSMNNVTRMLLGRQYFGAVSAGPSEAMEFMHITHELFWLLGVIYLGDYLPIWRWVDPYGCEKRMREVEKRVDDFHKRIIEEHRRARELKNKEYGKDDDYGEEMDFVDVLLSLPGEDGKPHMDDTDIKALIQDMIAAATDTSAVTNEWAMAEVIKHPRVLCKIQDELDSVVGPNRMVNESDLPHLNYLRCVVRETFRMHPAGPFLIPHESLQATTINDFYIPAKTRVFINTHGLGRNTKLWDDVESFRPERHWLADGARVEISHGADFKILPFSAGKRKCPGAPLGVTLVLMALARLFHCFDWAPPNGMRPEDINTIEVYGMTMPKAEPLMAMAKPRLADHVMF, from the exons ATGGAATTATTCACCTTTGCTTTGGCCCTTCTGGTCGGAGCTCTTGTTGTCAACGCCTTATGGCGATGGCGGTTCGACCGGAAATCGTTGTTTAAGACTAGAAAACTTCCTCCGGGTCCACCAAGGTGGCCTATAGTTGGCAATCTTCTTCAATTAAGCTCACTCCCACATAGGGACTTAGCTTCCTTATGTGACAAATACGGTCCACTAGTTTACCTCCGGCTCGGTAAGGTAGATGCCATCACCACGAATGACCCAGATATCATACGTGAAATACTTCTTCGCCAAGACGAAGTCTTTGCTTCTAGGCCACGAACCCTAGCTGCCGTCCACCTTGCCTATGGGTGTGGCGATGTTGCCTTGGCTCCCTTAGGCCCGCATTGGAAACGTATGAGAAGAATATGTATGGAGCATTTACTAACAACAAAAAGGCTTGAATCATTCGCAAAACACCGAGCCGACGAAGCTCAACATTTGGTGCGAGATGTAACGGCCCGAGCCCAGAACGGGCAGCTCGTAAACCTAAGGGAAGTATTGGGTGCGTTTTCAATGAACAACGTGACTAGGATGTTACTAGGGAGGCAATATTTCGGGGCCGTATCCGCCGGCCCAAGTGAAGCCATGGAGTTCATGCACATAACACATGAATTATTTTGGCTCTTAGGTGtgatctatttgggggattattTGCCCATTTGGAGGTGGGTGGATCCTTATGGATGTGAGAAAAGGATGAGGGAAGTAGAGAAAAGAGTGGATGATTTCCATAAAAGGATCATTGAAGAACATAGGAGGGCAAGGGAATTGAAAAACAAAGAATATGGAAAGGATGATGATTATGGTGAAGAAATGGATTTTGTTGATGTTTTATTGTCATTACCTGGTGAAGATGGAAAGCCTCATATGGATGATACTGATATTAAAGCTCTAATTCAG gaTATGATAGCTGCGGCAACAGATACATCGGCTGTGACCAACGAATGGGCAATGGCGGAAGTAATAAAGCATCCACGTGTCCTCTGCAAAATCCAAGATGAGCTTGATTCAGTCGTGGGTCCTAACCGAATGGTCAACGAATCCGATCTACCTCACCTTAACTACCTACGCTGCGTAGTACGTGAAACATTCCGCATGCACCCTGCCGGACCGTTTTTAATCCCACACGAGTCCCTTCAGGCAACCACCATCAACGACTTTTACATCCCGGCTAAGACACGTGTCTTTATCAACACCCATGGGTTGGGCCGAAACACTAAATTATGGGATGACGTTGAATCGTTCAGGCCCGAGAGGCATTGGCTGGCTGATGGCGCTCGAGTCGAGATCAGCCACGGAGCCGATTTTAAAATCCTGCCTTTCAGTGCCGGGAAAAGGAAATGCCCTGGCGCACCACTTGGAGTGACGCTGGTGCTCATGGCTTTGGCTCGGCTCTTTCATTGCTTTGATTGGGCTCCCCCGAATGGTATGAGGCCCGAAGATATAAATACAATAGAAGTTTATGGGATGACTATGCCCAAAGCCGAGCCGTTAATGGCTATGGCTAAGCCGCGCTTGGCGGACCATGTaatgttttag